The sequence GGGTGGCACAGGGCTCGTCCTCCCCTCTTGGCAGCAGGAAGGGCCCTTGCTGTGTCCTGTTTGGGGACATCAATGTTGCCAACCCACGTGTGATGATGCCATGGGGTCTCAGTGGGGGATGCACTGCCTTGGACACTGCCCAGGGGGAcaaggggcagagctgggtggcCCAGAGGGCCATGGGCTACCTGGTGTCAGTCTCCATCAGACCAGCCCACTCTGGCACCAGGTTTCTCCCCTTTGGCTTCAAAAccaggggaaactgaggcaccccccaggctgccccGCTGCTTCACCCtgatgtgtgtgcatgtgtgtctgcatgtgtgtgcacatgtgccCACACACACGCCAGACggcaggctgctggcagtggagcaggcagcagaggcagcatccCGCTGCCATGGCAACTGAAGCAGATACCAAGGAAACAGGATGGCCATGGGGACTGCCAGGAGGGACAGCAGAGCCCCCTCCTGCTGTGCCATTTGGCTCCCAGGCACCACAGAAGGAAGGGGTTTGGGGCAGGAGTGCTGAGGAATGGGGACCCactctcagcagcagctccctggcatCTGCTGGCTGCCCCAAGGGTGGCCAGTGTGCCCGGGTgagctgggggagaagggggtCTTGGGGGTGCAGGGACCATGCTGGCAGAGATGGGCCCCCTGCCCACTGCACCCTTGCtgacccccacctccccacaggGACCTGGCCCCCCGGGACCTCTCGGGCACCTCGGACCCCTTTGCCCGCGTGTCGTGCTGTGGGCGTACATTGGAGACAGCCGTGAgtcagggtgctgggtgctgagaCCCAGAggtgtgctgggtgctgggaccCAGAGGCTTGGGCACCTCATCCCCCATGGTCACTGGTCCCTGTTCCCAGCAGGTGATTAAGAAAACCCGTTTCCCACACTGGAACGAGGTACTGGAGTTCGAGCTGGCAGAGGGTGAGCCAGGGGAAGCTGTGCTGAGCGTGGAGGTGTGGGACTGGGACATCGTGGGCAAGAATGACTTCTTGGGACAGGTGAGGACCTCGGGGCACACTGGTGTGGGGCAGGGTCCTGGAGGCACCTCTGCACCCCTATTACCTCCCCGTGCTTGGGGTCCAGGTGACTATGGGTCAGGACCCacaggggtgggggcaggggcaTGTGCACCCACTGAGCCTGGGGCAGTGCCACATCCAGACCCACTGCGTGTCCTGGGCTCTCCCCCAAGGAGGGTGCTGGTGCATGCCTCCCCTGTGCTCAgaccctgcctcctgccccccaggtCGAGTTCCCCTTGGACACCATCTGCACAGGCCCCACCAAAGGCTGGttccagctcctgcccttccccagcaccactAAGGACCACAGGTGAGTGCAtgagcagctccccagggtgGTTCCTCCAttctggctgggaaggagccAGGGTGCTGGACCCGGCTGAGCCCCCCCATGTCattgcaggcagcagctgggcacccTACGGCTGGCGGTGCGGCTGGTGGAAGACAGGGTCCTGCCCCCCCACTACTACCAGCCCCTCATCCAGCTCCTCACTGAGCCCATCCTCTGCCCTGGCCAGGTGGGTGCTGCGGGATGGGGCGACACGCAGGGCTGGCTGAGGATCACCCAGGTGCGGGGGCCTCACCACGCCCACCCTGCCTTCCCTACAGcaccctgccagcacagccctgaccATCCTGGAGGAGGTGACCTCAGGGGAGAGCCGCCAGGATGTGGCTACCAAGCTGGTGAAGATCTTcttggggcaggggctggctgtgcccctcCTGGACTATCTCACCACCCGTGAGCTGGCCAGGACTAGTAAGTGCCAGGGCCAGGGGCACCACCTGCATCCCCCAGCCAGGAAACTGGGTTGCCAGGGTCCCTCCAGGCCCCCATGGGGAGAAAAGTGGGGCCACCAAGGGGGAGGCAGGACAGGTGCCACATGTCCCCAGGGTTGGATGCACCAGGGACAGCTGGGGCATCACCCCGTGCCCACCTCTCCATGGACTCTGTGCTCTTCCAGCGGACCCCAACACCCTCTTCCGCTCCAACTCACTGGCCTCCAAGTCCatggagcagttcatgaaggtGAGCAGGGGAGGGGACACCAGCTAGgtccctgctgcatccccctGTGATGGCACCAGGGCACAGAGCTGGGTTGTGTCCCAGCAGGGCATCTATGAACAGTCTAGGGACGCAAATGGTGACTTCCATCCCTTGCAGGTGGTGGGGCTGCCCTACCTGCACGAGGTCCTGAAGCCTGTGGTGAACCGTATCTTTGAGGAGAAGAAGTATGTGGAGCTGGACCCTGGCAAGATGGAGCTGAGCCGCAGCAGGTGAGTGCGGGTGGGGTGGCTTGGGGGGACATGGCACCTGGCACATCCAAGCCATCtccatccccatgtcccctgcAGGAGGGGGTCACCTATTGCTGTTGAACCTGTGGGTCATCTTGATGGCTTTTGGCCAACAAGGGTGGCCCATTCCTGGGTATTGGGTGGCCCCTGACCTGGTGGTATCCCTGCAGGAGGATCTCGCTCAAGGGGTCCCTTTCGGAGGTGCAGGTGCGAGAGagcagcctggagctgctgaaggGCTACCTGGGGGACATCGTTGATGCCATTGTGGGCTCGGTGGAGAAATGTCCCCTCCTCATGAGGGTGGCCTTCAAGCAGCTCCGCAGGCGCGTGGAGGAGCGGTTCCCCTTGGCACAGCATGAGGTGGGGCATGCGGCAGGGCCAGCACTGGGGGTCTGCATGCTGCTGGGACCACCACCCTgagctgtccctgtccccagccaggaGGTGCAGTACTTCTCCATCAGTGGGTTTCTCTTCCTCCGCTTCTTTGCTCCTGCTGTCCTCACCCCAAAGCTCTTCAGCCTCCGGGAGCAGCACGCAGACCCTCGCACCGGCCGCACGCTCCTACTGCTTGCCAAGGTGCAGGGAACCTGGAGAGGGACACGGAGcccagggagggatggggaccTGGGGAAGAATGGGGGCACCATGGAGGCACAGGGACCTTGAGAAGGGatggggaccctgggggggaATGAGGAACTcaaggagggatggggagcccagggagggatggggacccaggagaaggatggagactccagaGACGAGACAAGAACCCAGGAGATGGATGGGGACCACAAGGAATGATGGGGACCCCAAAAAGGGTAGAGCCACTCCTGTCCCCATGCCACATGCCACAGGCTGGCTCCTTCCCATGCTGCTTGAGGCCAGCCCTGCCCATCACCAGGCCATGCCACCACCTGGTGGGCATAGCACAGGAGCCAACCTGGGGCAGCAGTTATGCCCCATcacccaccagctgctccacTTTTCCACTTTCCTCCCCAATTCCCAAGCCCACGGGGTTCAGGGGAGCAGCCGGAGGGGTTCAGGGGAGCAGCCTTCCACGCCAGGGGGGTACAGCACTGTGAGCTCTTCCCTGCACGGGTCAGGCGCTGCAGAGCATTGGCaacctggggctgcagctggggcagggcaagGAGCCATGGATGGCCCCGCTGCACGCCATCCTGCTGCCCGGTGTCACTCGTGTCAAAGCCTTCCTGGACAGCCTGGTCACAGTGGAGAGCACCGAGGGTAAGTGGGGACACGGGGGCCACTACTGGTGCTGGGTCCAGCTATGCCAGCACCTGATACCAGGGGATGGCATCATCGCTGCTGTCCCCCACATCCTGGGAGCATCCCCGGGGAGGGGGATGCACTCACTGCCATGTGGATGCTGCCAGGATGGCTGGGGATGGGCATCCTCCggctgggggaggtggtggcacTTGGGGTGATGCCGCTGCTTCCCTGTCTGGCTGTGCCACGGCCACAGTGGGTGAGGGGCCAGTGCCACCGGCACTTTTCCGTCCCTCGGCCACCATCAAAGAGGGGTACCTGCACACCCgcacggcgggggggggcaccctGCTGCCCCGCTTCGCCTTCAAGAAGAGGTACTTCTGGCTCAGCACCGAGGCCCTGACCTACTCCAAGTCCCCCAAGTGGCAGGTGGGTGCCTGCGACCCCCACCCTGTCTGGGGTGCCCCAGGGGGACAACATGTGGGTGCAGTAAGACATGGTGTTTTGGGGTCCCCAGGTGCGTTGCTCCATCCCTGTGCCACAGATGCGGGCGGTGGAGCTGGTAGATGAGAGCACCTTCCAGCACCCTCACGTCATGCAGATCGTGGCACAGGATGCTGCCGGGCAGCTCCACACCACCTATATCCAGTGCAAGGTGGGTGCCCCCCCACCCTGGGAGCCCCCTCCCTGGCAGCCATGGGGACAATGGAAATGGTCCTGGTTCCAAATCCATCTATGCTCAGGCACGAGCTGTACTGGGAACACTGGGGTACCCAGCCCTGACTGTACTGATGTCCAGGGGTTATCTGGGCCCTGGCTATACTGGGGAAATGGGGGTAGCCTAACCTGACTGTACTGGAGTCATGGAGGTACCAGCTCTGGTATATTGGGATCAGTGGGGTATCCAGCCATATCTGTACTGAAGTCTCTGAGGTACCAGCTCTATTAGCACTGGGGTCACTGGGGTACCCTGGCTCCCACGGTGCCACCTCCCCACCAGATCCTACCTGTGCAGCTTTGCCATCAAAATGTCACTCCCCGTCACCTGGTCCTGGTGCCCACCACCATCCCCGATGCCCACCCCTACCCAGGACCCCGTTAGCATCACCTATGCCCACctccaccctcctcctcccactgGCAGTGCCCGGCGCAGGGTGCCCATGGGTGCCAGCGGGGTgccaccctccctccctgtccccgCAGAGCGCCCAGGAGCTGTGGCAGTGGCTCTGGGCAGTGCGGCAGGCCAGCAGCACCAACGAGGCCATGCTGCCCACCTGCCACCCGGGCACATTCCGTGCTGGCCGCTggacctgctgcctgcagcctaCCTGCACCGGTAAGGCCGGTGGGCAGCCGGGGGCAGGGGGTCCCCTGGAAAGGGGGTGTGGGGGTCCCCTGGTACCCCCACTGTGGCTGTCTTTGGCAGCGCCAGGGTGCAGCCGGACCCACAGCACCGTGGTGCTGAGCGAGTGGAGTGACCCCCTGGACCCCAcggcagcagcacagaccctCTACAGGCACCTCCGGCAGGCGGGGGCCCGGCTGCGGTGAGGCGAGGGGGGCTGGCCCATGGCACGGGGGTCCCAGGCCCCTGGGTGCTGGCGGGCAGGGTGGGAGCGTGCTGAGGGTCACTCTCCTGCAGGGCGGCAGGGGCTGAGGGTCCCGAGGGCAGCGCAGTGTCCGAGCCCCcctgctcagggcaggcaggtatgggcagccctgctgagggGGGTGATGGAGACCCTGCACCCCAGGGTACTGTCGGGGGTGGTCCCTGGGTGGGCGGCTGGCACACATGGGCACACGCAAGCACACACTGGTGCACGCTTGCACACGCATGCAGATGCGTGCACACACCTGCATGCAGTTGCACACACTCGCTCATGaatgcacacacatatacaccCGCATGTGCACACGGACATGTACGTGCTTGCACACGCTTGCACACGCATGTACACGCTTGTACATCCCCACACACATCACCTACCCACAGACAGTGCTCTCCGCTGGCTCCCTCCACCAGGGGACAGCAAATACACATGGTCACGGACACGAGGCCACAGGGACACCCAGTCACAGGGACACCCGGACACATGGCCACAGGGACACACAGCCATAAGGGACACATGGATACAGGGCCACAGGGACACACAGCCATAAGGGACACATGGACACAGGGCCACAGGGACACCTGGACCCAGGGACACACAGCCATAAGGGACACATggacacagggacacagggacacctggacacagggacacacagCCATAAGGGCCACAGGGCCACAGGGCCACCTggacacagggacacacagCCATAGGGACACATGGACACAGGGACACCTGGACACAGGGACACAGGTCCGGCTGATGCCCACGCTCCTGAACGTGGCCCACACGTGGATATGCACCCACGGGTGCGCACTGGTGCACAGACAGGTGCATGCGTGGGTACACCCGCACCCCCCCACATACAGTGGCATGCACACAGGCGCATGCAGCACCCCTGGAGTACACCCCAGCATCCGCCACACACACCCCTGTACACCCACACCCCCCATGaacaccccccagccccacacacccaccacccccatgcacaccccccacgcacgcacgcacgcaTACACACAGTGTTGCCTGCCCGTGTCCgtggggcactgggggggcacatgggtggggggcagtgggaTGGGCCAGGATGGGGGGacgggtgggatggggaggccTGGGGGAACAGGGTGGGACATAGTGGGGTGGTCGGGGAGTGCCTGTcaggggtgggtgctgggggggttgctggggggtgggtggctGGCAAGCAGGTACcgcaggtgggtgctggggatggatgccaggggggtgctggggatggaTGCTGAGGGGGAATgcaggggggctgctgggcacagtGCTGACCCTGCTGGGGGTCGCAGGTGGGCCCAtcacagggcagctgcaggtggTGCTGCGGGACCTGGACATCGCCCACGACATCTTTGCTGGTCGCAATGGAGCCCCAGGGCCACCCCCGAGCCCCCCCCGGGCTCCAACACCCCCCCTAGCACCCACCACTTGAACGGCAGCAACTGGGAGACTGAAACCACCCTCACCAACACCCCACTGCAGTATTGACCCTGCAGCAATGCCACCCGGCACCCCAGGAGGGAGGTGCAGGGACCCAAGTGGGGGCACAAAGGGGACACTGGCCCGGCGCAGGGTGTATTTGGTAACACAGAGATGTACACATGGCACCAGCTGGACGCGGCTCTGTGGGGCAGCGGCGGGTGGCACGGGTGGCACGGGCGGCTGACGCGCAAAGAGGCCACGGGTGGAAAAAGACAAGCACCAGCCCACGATGCTAACGCCACAAGAGCGGGGCGAACCAGGAcagggggggacacagggacacgTGGCACCGGGTGGCCCAGGATGGGGGATGAGCCCACCCAGCAGGGCTGCGGCATCAGCAGCGAAGCGGTGCAGGCGGCAGTGGCACAGGTGGGACATGGGGGTGAGGGGATGGTGGGGAGCCCCTCACCCTTGCCTCAGTCCTTCAGGGTGGCTTCAGAGACACCCTGGGCCAGCAGTTCGGCCAGGACGTTGTCCAGGTAGTTGGGGTCGGGGTAGCCGTGGCCTGTCAGGTTGGACCCAAACTCGGTCTTATGGTGGATCTCGTTCCATACCACCGTGTCCGACTCCCCCGTGGTGTTGGAGGTGCCGATGGTGAAGATGAGCCGCCGGTCCCACGCTACGATCAGCAGCTTCAGCACCTGCATGGGCAGGCATGGCCATCGCTCACCCACCTCGCACCCTTAGCCCTCCTCCCGCCCGGCAcggcccccagcaccccagggtgcaggaTTCAGCCCCAGCATGTTGCCTGCACAGTGCCCTCACTGTGGCACACCCCAGCCCTCCGTGGTGCCACCCTCATCCTCTCTGCTCCTTGCCATCCCATCCTTTCCCATTCTATCCCATCCCAtctcttcccaccccatcctttctcttcccaccccatcctttctcttcccaccccatcccagtcTATCCCTTCCCATTctatcccatcccatcctgtcTCTTCCTACCACATCCCACCCCGGTGCCATCCGGGATTCTCACCTTCCTGCCCTTCTCGTTGTCCGGCAGGTAGCAGTGCCGCGGGAAGCCACGTGCTGTGAACTTCTTGCCAGGATTAGGGTGCTCtgggccctggggggggggacgacaaTGGTGTGAGCAGGTGGCATAGGGTGGGggcacccagcccagcaggggTCCCAGGGGTGGTGAGTGCATGTTCCTCACCTGAATGCCGGTGGGGATGTCATAGACAATCCGGATGGTTTTGGAGTCAGTGTAACCCGGGAGGGAGTGGGGGATGAGGTGAAACTCCATCTTCCCGGGGGGCTGTGTGCCCGTCTTCTCCCCGTAAATGGCCTTGCAGGTGGGACACTGCAGGCTGCCATCCTGCGCGGGCACCCGGGTGAGCATCAGGGATGGCACCTACACCACAGCACCCACCCACAGGGATGGATGACCGTGGGGAGGGTGTCCCCGCCAATGTCCCCCCCAGGGGGATCACGGCTCACCTTGTTGCCGTTGTTGTACATGgccaggaggcagaggaggtggtACATGTGCCCACACTTGCCCAGCTTGCCCACCAGCTCCGGCTTGATGCCCCTGTGGCTGAGGACGCCCTCATAGCCGGAGGAGGTGACCAGCCGCTCCATGCAGATAGTGCAGTCCTGCCAGGCACAGGTCGACAGGCATCAGTGtccaggtgggatggggacatcACCCGCAGCTCCCTGCCCATCACAGGGTCTGCCCATCCCCTGCCCATGCCTCTCCCCATGCCCAAGCTCCGCAAACCTCCAGTGGCCCTGGGGCGAGTGCATGCCCAAGCAGGGATGCCCACTCACCTCGTCCGGGGGGTTCTTCACCTTCTGGATGTAGCGGCGCACCACGTCCTCGGGGGTCTtgcctgccatgggcagaggggaggatgCCATCAGAGCCTGCCCGCTGTGCCCTGAACCCCCTGCCATCCCTGCCACCAGGATGGGGACAGCATGAGGAGGGGGTGCTAGCATGTGGCATGGAGGACCCATGGGCATCACCCCAAAACCCTTGGGCAAACCCCTTGAGGGTCCCACccctgtgggcagcagcagcacccatgcctcagtttctcctccGCAGGGGCTGGCATGGCCAGGGACACACAGGGACGCTGGTGGCTCCTTACTCTTTTTGAGATGCttctttttagttttcctgCAGATGCCATTGACACCGGGCACAGGTTTGATGTCACTCTTGCTGACGGGCGGTGGGTGCAGGATGGGCTTAGGAGCACGGGTCAGGCAGAcgggcagcccagcagcacacaTGAGGATGCCTGTCATCCCTGCACGGGGGGAGAGGTGCTGTCTGTCCGTACATCCGATGTCCGCCCGTCCTTCCCACCGCCATAGCCATGCCTCAGCCCTGTGCCCTGccccttctgctccccagcctcaCGATGTCACCCTGCAGTGACAGCCGGCCAGTGGCTGGACCACCCTTACCTGCGAGGGCGGGATGGACAGGGCCAGTGCCATTCAGGTTCTTGACCGGGAGGGCTGGCACCCTGCatggagaggggaggggaagggggtcAGCCAGGTTGTCAGGGCTGTCACTGTCCCTTCCACACATGGCATGTCTCCAGGGCACCGTCCTCCCCATGGGACATAGGACAGGGTGTCCCCttgccagccctggggggtTGCTGTCCCATCTCATGGGGCTGTCACCTAGTGTCCAGTTGTCCACCCCTGGGGACCCAATGGCACTGGGCACATCACGTCCTTCTTGTCCCAGGGTGGGTGCCTCCTCAAGATGTCCCGATGGTGATGCCCCATGTCCCACATCCCCGGTAGGGACCTGCACCTCACCTGCTCACCCATCACCCTGGCCATCACTCCCAGGCCCCAAGGGGACCCCCACCCTTCAagggctgccagccccaagACCCCCGAGGCGATGAcggtgcctgcctgcctgctcaccCCCGCTGACCCAGGGCACATCCTGTGTGCGCACCCATGTGTGCACCCGTGGCTGGGTGTGCACCCGTGTGTGCACAGCACCAAGTGGGCACCCATGTGTGCaaggctgggggtgcagctgGGGGGTGCAGCCAGGCatgggtgggagctggggggctgtgtgctggtgtgtgtgtgtatggatGTGGCTGTGCCCaggatggatggagggatggacagagggagggaggaaggaagggagggatggaCAGAGGGAGGGAGGTAGAGAGGGGCAGAGAGATGGATAAATGGATGGACAGACAGATGTGTGGCTGGGGAAGTGTatgatggatggatgggtggaaggaaggaaggaagaaaggaaggaaggaagggaagaaggaaggaatggGGCACGCACTGGGATGAAGGACAAGCAAGAAAGCCCATCAGAGGAGCACTGCATAGCGCCCGAGTGCTCTCCTGCCCCAGGGGtctgccccagctcagcagcctggACAGAAGCCCCCCCGCCAGCAGTGTCATCCCCCTCCCTGATCCCGAAAGCCCTCCACGCACACAACCCTCATGGTGATGAGTTCGGCAGTGCTCAGCACCACACGAGCTGGGGCCTCCCATTCCTGAAGCTGCCTGTACCTACAGCCAAGGCCGGAGCAGTGGTGGAGGGCCCAACCCCCAGCCAGAGTCTTCCTGGCTCCCTCCTACCTGTCCATGGGGATGCGTGGATGGGACCTACGTGCTGGGATGGGTGCAGTGATGGGGATGGGGACTGGGACTGCTTGGCCCCGTGCCTGGCACGGAAGCGAAAGCATCACGTCAACAGGGGAAGGAAACGTGACAGAACCTGCCGGGGGCTCAGTGAACctgccttcccccccaccccccacctcccagccccagctggggccactctgcctgcccccacatccccaccccagggccagatcctgcccccatggcagggagctgggagggatgAGACAGGCTCTCCCCTCATCCCCCGGGACAGCTTGCAGCACACTGTGGTGCTTGCTCCCTTCTGGGGGGGCTCTGACCAGACACTTTGGAGGGGGAATCCGGGCTGGTTCCCACCCAAGTGAGTGGCACTGGGGCATTCCCACACCGGCAGGCTGCCAGCCATGCCATCCCAGCCTGCTtggcaggtgggatggggggccatggctgctcctgcctgccctgcctgcccctcagCTGGTGACAGCCTGGTGTCGAGAGCCCCAAGGGGTCACCAGGATGACC comes from Falco naumanni isolate bFalNau1 chromosome 1, bFalNau1.pat, whole genome shotgun sequence and encodes:
- the RASAL1 gene encoding LOW QUALITY PROTEIN: rasGAP-activating-like protein 1 (The sequence of the model RefSeq protein was modified relative to this genomic sequence to represent the inferred CDS: substituted 1 base at 1 genomic stop codon) — translated: MAKTTLLHCRVVEGKDLPAKDVSGSSDPYCVVKVDNEVVARTATVWKNLNPFWGEEYTLHLPRGFHSLTVYVLDEDTIGQDDVIGKVSLSRQQISAEPRGIDSWLSLVPVDPDEEVQGEIHMELQVPEQGHPRVLRCHLIEARDLAPRDLSGTSDPFARVSCCGRTLETAVIKKTRFPHWNEVLEFELAEGEPGEAVLSVEVWDWDIVGKNDFLGQVEFPLDTICTGPTKGWFQLLPFPSTTKDHRQQLGTLRLAVRLVEDRVLPPHYYQPLIQLLTEPILCPGQHPASTALTILEEVTSGESRQDVATKLVKIFLGQGLAVPLLDYLTTRELARTTDPNTLFRSNSLASKSMEQFMKVVGLPYLHEVLKPVVNRIFEEKKYVELDPGKMELSRSRRISLKGSLSEVQVRESSLELLKGYLGDIVDAIVGSVEKCPLLMRVAFKQLRRRVEERFPLAQHEEVQYFSISGFLFLRFFAPAVLTPKLFSLREQHADPRTGRTLLLLAKALQSIGNLGLQLGQGKEPWMAPLHAILLPGVTRVKAFLDSLVTVESTEATVGEGPVPPALFRPSATIKEGYLHTRTAGGGTLLPRFAFKKRYFWLSTEALTYSKSPKWQVRCSIPVPQMRAVELVDESTFQHPHVMQIVAQDAAGQLHTTYIQCKRGATLPPCPRRAPRSCGSGSGQCGRPAAPTRPCCPPATRAHSVLAAGPAACSLPAPGAAGPTAPWCXASGVTPWTPRQQHRPSTGTSGRRGPGCGRCWLSLAAWRWLCRGGVAMWGGTIPPALLQTPLSCRAGWPQAAVPRVPRWGWRAGTS
- the DTX1 gene encoding E3 ubiquitin-protein ligase DTX1; this encodes MARQGSGAMLASSGLGFPPQNLARVVVWEWLNEHGRWRPYSAAVCHHIENVLKEDARGSVVLGQVDVQLAPYIIDLQSMHQFRQDTGTMRPVRRNFYDPSSAPGKGIVWEWENDNSSWTPYDMDICITIQNAYEKQHPWLDLSSLGFCYLIYFSSMSQMNRQTQRKRRLRRRMDLAYPLTMGSIPKSQSWPVGASTGTPCSCPQCLLVNSTRAASNAILASQRRKLYPGAVRQSSTFAGAALWPAGAGTAAVAGGTAKGEGLRVPSGAFAPSQSVPSGTPLPGLNNLNRPGTQRGAGLSARATVPPGVPALPVKNLNGTGPVHPALAGMTGILMCAAGLPVCLTRAPKPILHPPPVSKSDIKPVPGVNGICRKTKKKHLKKSKTPEDVVRRYIQKVKNPPDEDCTICMERLVTSSGYEGVLSHRGIKPELVGKLGKCGHMYHLLCLLAMYNNGNKDGSLQCPTCKAIYGEKTGTQPPGKMEFHLIPHSLPGYTDSKTIRIVYDIPTGIQGPEHPNPGKKFTARGFPRHCYLPDNEKGRKVLKLLIVAWDRRLIFTIGTSNTTGESDTVVWNEIHHKTEFGSNLTGHGYPDPNYLDNVLAELLAQGVSEATLKD